In Miniphocaeibacter halophilus, the following proteins share a genomic window:
- the uvrC gene encoding excinuclease ABC subunit UvrC, whose translation MFDIREELKRLPDKPGVYMMFNEDDEIIYVGKAKNLKKRVRQYFTSTSNQTEKVIEMVKHIKRFEYIIVDNEVESLILESNFIKDKKPKYNILLKNGEKYPFIKINNEKFPRIIKDRVIKKDGAKYFGPFPNAYAVTEIIEILQDMFKVRRCNLNFDKGQYLKRPCLYYYIKKCSGPCIKNISEEEYLKNIEEVELFLKGKESKIIDETREKMLQASKELNYELAARYRDNLQNIETIIEKQKVRNAKGTNMDIIALARNGPDICVQVFLMRNGKIIDREHFSIEDEFYEKDSEIMSSFLKQFYLDMAFIPKEILVDILPEDLDTLEKYLSNEKGSKVKIVKPQRGEKVKLVEMVETNAKEMLEKHITSKQRRERNKDAAVKELKELIGIDDTRRIECYDISNISGVQSVGSMIVFENGEKTPKEYRKFKIKTVEGADDYASHREVLTRRFSRFIVENKKGNNLSGFGKRPSLIIMDGGKGQVNIAKDVLKEFNLAIPAIGLVKDDFHKTRGIIYENQEYPLKVSSALYRMLFQIQEEAHRFAINYHRKLREHDLKKSQLDEIEGIGNIRKKALIKHFKSIDKIKKASIEELMEVDKINRSTAENIYNFFKEEKN comes from the coding sequence ATGTTTGATATAAGGGAAGAATTAAAGCGACTACCAGATAAACCTGGTGTTTACATGATGTTTAACGAAGATGATGAAATTATTTATGTTGGTAAAGCTAAAAACTTGAAAAAGAGAGTAAGGCAATATTTTACAAGTACTAGTAACCAAACTGAAAAAGTAATTGAAATGGTTAAACATATAAAAAGATTTGAATATATTATAGTAGATAATGAAGTAGAATCATTAATTCTTGAATCTAATTTTATAAAAGATAAAAAACCAAAATATAATATTTTATTAAAAAATGGTGAAAAATATCCCTTTATAAAAATTAATAATGAAAAATTTCCAAGAATAATTAAAGATAGAGTAATTAAAAAAGATGGAGCTAAATATTTTGGACCTTTTCCTAATGCATATGCTGTTACAGAAATAATAGAAATTTTGCAAGATATGTTTAAAGTACGAAGATGTAATTTAAATTTTGACAAAGGCCAGTATTTAAAGAGACCTTGTCTATACTACTATATAAAAAAATGTAGTGGACCTTGTATTAAAAATATTTCAGAAGAAGAATATTTAAAAAACATAGAAGAAGTTGAATTGTTTTTAAAGGGCAAGGAAAGCAAAATAATTGATGAGACAAGGGAAAAAATGTTACAGGCTAGTAAAGAATTAAATTATGAACTAGCTGCAAGATATAGGGATAATCTACAAAATATAGAAACAATTATAGAGAAACAAAAAGTTAGAAATGCTAAGGGAACAAATATGGACATAATTGCATTAGCTAGAAACGGTCCGGATATATGTGTTCAAGTATTTTTAATGAGAAATGGTAAGATAATAGATAGAGAACATTTTTCAATAGAAGATGAATTCTATGAAAAAGATAGTGAAATTATGAGCTCTTTTCTAAAGCAGTTTTATTTAGATATGGCTTTTATCCCAAAAGAAATTTTAGTAGATATTCTACCTGAAGATTTAGATACCTTAGAGAAGTATTTAAGTAATGAAAAAGGTAGCAAAGTGAAAATTGTAAAACCTCAACGAGGAGAAAAGGTAAAACTTGTTGAAATGGTGGAAACAAATGCTAAAGAAATGTTGGAAAAACATATAACTAGTAAGCAAAGAAGAGAAAGAAATAAGGATGCTGCAGTTAAAGAGTTAAAAGAATTAATAGGTATAGATGATACAAGAAGAATAGAGTGTTATGATATTTCTAATATTTCAGGGGTACAATCGGTTGGCTCCATGATTGTTTTTGAAAATGGAGAAAAAACACCAAAGGAATATAGAAAATTTAAAATAAAGACAGTAGAAGGCGCAGATGATTACGCAAGTCATAGGGAAGTATTAACAAGGAGATTTTCTAGATTTATAGTTGAAAATAAAAAAGGGAATAATTTATCAGGCTTTGGAAAAAGACCATCATTAATAATAATGGATGGAGGTAAAGGACAAGTTAATATTGCTAAAGATGTTCTTAAGGAATTTAATTTAGCAATACCTGCTATTGGCCTGGTAAAAGATGATTTTCATAAAACAAGGGGAATAATTTATGAAAATCAAGAATATCCATTAAAAGTATCCTCAGCTTTATATAGAATGCTTTTCCAAATTCAAGAAGAAGCACATAGATTTGCAATTAACTATCATAGAAAATTAAGAGAACATGACTTAAAAAAATCTCAGTTAGATGAAATTGAAGGAATTGGAAATATACGAAAAAAAGCTTTAATAAAGCATTTTAAATCAATTGATAAAATAAAAAAAGCTTCAATTGAAGAGTTAATGGAAGTAGATAAGATTAATAGATCAACTGCGGAGAATATTTATAATTTTTTTAAAGAGGAGAAAAATTGA
- the hprK gene encoding HPr(Ser) kinase/phosphatase, with protein MKGIKLSDLCKELDLEIIKKSSDFDEVFITNAQVNRPGIQLAGFYEQFPFKRLQIIGKTENVYLNSMDNSMRYERVRGILSYKIPCLIFSHNQEINEEIIDLADYYDRTLLRSARSTTRLISKIDDKLEYVLSEEISMHAGLMEIYGVGVLIIGKSSVGKSETALDLIIRGHRLVADDVVEVRKLERGLMGQAPKNIRHFLEIRGIGILDIQRLYGVGSVKSQTEIDMVIALEQWDDDKEYDRLGIDDEYTEILGVKVNQITVPVKPGRNVAMIVEVAVRNFRQRSFGYNAALELNKRLIADMQNESQS; from the coding sequence TTGAAAGGTATAAAACTTAGTGACTTATGTAAGGAACTCGACTTAGAAATTATTAAAAAAAGTTCGGATTTTGACGAAGTTTTTATAACAAATGCACAAGTAAATAGACCTGGTATTCAGCTGGCTGGTTTTTATGAACAATTTCCTTTTAAAAGATTACAAATAATTGGGAAAACAGAAAATGTTTATTTAAATTCTATGGATAATAGTATGCGATACGAAAGAGTAAGAGGTATTTTATCCTATAAAATTCCATGTTTAATATTTTCCCATAATCAGGAAATTAATGAAGAAATAATAGACCTAGCTGATTATTATGATAGAACTTTACTAAGATCTGCAAGATCTACTACAAGATTAATTTCAAAAATAGACGATAAATTAGAATATGTTTTAAGTGAAGAAATTAGTATGCATGCAGGTTTAATGGAAATTTACGGTGTAGGAGTTTTAATAATTGGCAAAAGTTCCGTAGGAAAATCTGAAACTGCACTGGATTTAATTATTAGAGGTCATAGATTAGTTGCAGATGATGTTGTAGAAGTTAGAAAACTAGAAAGAGGTTTAATGGGACAAGCTCCTAAAAATATAAGACATTTTCTTGAAATAAGAGGAATTGGAATATTGGATATCCAAAGATTGTATGGAGTTGGAAGTGTTAAATCTCAAACTGAAATAGATATGGTCATTGCCTTAGAACAATGGGATGATGACAAAGAGTATGATCGTTTAGGAATAGATGACGAATATACAGAAATTTTAGGAGTAAAAGTTAATCAAATTACTGTACCTGTTAAACCAGGTAGAAATGTTGCTATGATTGTAGAGGTTGCTGTAAGAAACTTTAGACAGAGATCCTTTGGATACAATGCAGCATTGGAATTAAATAAAAGACTTATTGCAGATATGCAAAATGAGTCACAAAGTTGA
- the nifJ gene encoding pyruvate:ferredoxin (flavodoxin) oxidoreductase — MAKHMMTMDGNMAAAHVAYAFTDVASIYPITPSSTMAEYVDEWSANGRKNIFGQKVLVSELQSEAGAAGAMHGALAAGSLATTFTASQGLLLMIPNMYKIAGELLPGVFHVSARALASHALSIFGDHQDVMAARQTGFALLASGSVQEVMDLGSVAHLAAIKGKVPFLHFFDGFRTSHEIQKIEVMDYDELSKLVDYDAINEFRNNSLNPERPKTMGTAQNPDIYFQSVEASNNYYDDIVGVAEDYINEINKITGRDYGLFNYYGAEDAEDIIVAMGSVTETIEETIDYLAAQGRKVGVVKVHLYRPFSKEHMLNVIPKTVKRIAVLDRTKEKGSLGEPLYLDVKSAYYDEENQPIILSGIYGLGSKDTTPAQIVAVYDNLISEEPKKRFTIGIVDDVTNRSLEVKEGIHTSPEGTINCKFWGFGSDGTVGANKSAIKIIGDGTDMYAQGYFEYDSKKSGGVTISHLRFGNQPIKSTYYIDSADFISCSKQSYVNQYKLLRGLKKGGTFLLNCIWSPEELETHLPNSMKRYIAENDINFYIVNASKIAADIGLGGRINMVMQSAFFKLSKVLPLDEAITRLKEAIVKAYGRKGEDVVNMNYKAVDEGVNSVLKIDVPEAWANLDADDTKDENLPEFVREVVIPMNAQEGNDLPVSKFADRANGEFPMGTSAYEKRAIALEVPEWQIDNCIQCNQCAYVCPHAVIRPFLVTEEEKANAPEGFETKKAIGKGLEDYTFRIQVSTLDCTGCGNCADVCPSKEKALIMKPFEEQYQAQKDNWNYAHEKVGYKEDLVADTTVKGSQFKQPLLEFSGACAGCGETPYAKLITQLFGDRMMIANATGCSSIWGGSAPATTYCQNSATGKGPSWANSLFEDNAEYGFGMHLGVEKTREKIKFLMEEFLELNIDSPLNDPFKAWVEGIDDVTASKAATGDILPNLVANTGNNDADKIIKEIISRKDYLIKKSVWIFGGDGWAYDIGYGGLDHVIASGQDVNILVMDTEVYSNTGGQSSKSTPTAAVAKFATAGKRIRKKDLGLMATTYGYVYVAQIAMGANQAQTIKAIREAESYPGPSLIIAYAPCINHGIKSGMGKSQKQEKKAVEAGYWHLYRFDPRLKEEGKNPFQLDSKEPKASFQEFINSEVRYTSLKRSFPEEAETLFAEAERDANERYANYKRMASYDYSKTEE, encoded by the coding sequence ATGGCAAAACATATGATGACTATGGATGGAAACATGGCTGCAGCCCATGTTGCGTATGCATTCACAGATGTAGCATCAATTTATCCAATAACTCCGTCTTCAACAATGGCGGAATATGTAGATGAATGGTCTGCGAATGGAAGAAAGAACATATTTGGTCAAAAAGTACTAGTTTCAGAATTACAATCTGAAGCAGGAGCAGCAGGAGCAATGCACGGTGCTTTAGCAGCAGGTTCATTGGCTACTACTTTTACAGCTTCTCAAGGATTATTATTAATGATTCCAAATATGTATAAAATAGCAGGGGAATTATTACCTGGTGTATTCCACGTATCAGCTAGAGCTTTAGCTTCTCATGCATTAAGTATATTTGGGGACCACCAAGACGTTATGGCAGCAAGACAAACAGGATTTGCTTTATTAGCTTCAGGTTCTGTTCAAGAAGTTATGGACTTAGGTTCAGTAGCGCATTTAGCAGCAATTAAAGGTAAGGTACCATTCTTACATTTCTTTGATGGTTTTAGAACTTCTCATGAAATTCAAAAAATCGAAGTTATGGATTATGATGAATTATCAAAATTAGTTGACTATGATGCAATTAATGAATTTAGAAATAATTCATTAAACCCTGAAAGACCAAAGACAATGGGAACAGCACAAAACCCAGATATATATTTCCAATCTGTTGAAGCTTCAAACAACTACTATGATGATATAGTTGGAGTAGCAGAAGATTATATTAATGAAATAAACAAAATTACAGGAAGAGACTATGGTTTATTTAACTATTATGGAGCAGAAGATGCAGAAGACATAATAGTAGCTATGGGATCAGTAACTGAAACAATAGAAGAAACTATTGATTACTTAGCAGCTCAAGGTAGAAAAGTTGGTGTTGTAAAAGTTCATTTATACAGACCATTTTCAAAAGAGCATATGCTAAACGTAATACCAAAGACTGTAAAAAGAATTGCAGTTTTAGACAGAACTAAAGAAAAAGGATCACTTGGAGAACCTTTATATCTAGATGTTAAATCTGCTTATTATGATGAAGAAAATCAACCAATAATCTTAAGTGGTATTTACGGATTAGGTTCAAAAGATACAACTCCAGCACAAATAGTTGCAGTTTATGACAACTTAATAAGTGAAGAACCAAAGAAGAGATTTACAATTGGTATAGTAGATGATGTAACAAATAGATCATTAGAAGTTAAAGAAGGCATTCACACTTCTCCTGAAGGAACTATTAACTGTAAATTCTGGGGATTCGGTTCTGATGGTACAGTAGGAGCTAACAAATCAGCTATAAAAATTATAGGTGATGGTACAGATATGTACGCTCAAGGTTATTTTGAATATGATTCTAAAAAATCTGGTGGAGTTACAATTTCTCACTTAAGATTTGGTAACCAACCAATAAAATCAACTTACTATATAGATAGTGCAGATTTTATTTCATGTTCAAAACAATCATATGTTAATCAATACAAATTATTAAGAGGTCTTAAAAAAGGTGGTACATTCTTACTTAACTGTATTTGGTCACCAGAAGAATTAGAAACTCATTTACCTAATTCAATGAAAAGATATATTGCTGAAAATGACATTAATTTCTATATAGTTAATGCATCTAAAATTGCAGCAGACATAGGATTAGGCGGAAGAATTAACATGGTTATGCAATCAGCATTCTTCAAACTTTCAAAAGTATTACCATTAGACGAAGCTATTACAAGATTAAAAGAAGCAATAGTAAAAGCTTATGGTAGAAAAGGTGAAGATGTAGTAAATATGAACTATAAGGCTGTAGACGAAGGAGTTAATTCAGTATTAAAAATTGACGTTCCAGAAGCTTGGGCTAACTTAGATGCAGATGATACTAAAGATGAAAATCTTCCAGAATTCGTTAGAGAAGTAGTAATTCCTATGAATGCTCAAGAAGGAAATGACTTACCAGTGTCAAAATTTGCAGATAGAGCTAATGGAGAATTCCCAATGGGAACTTCAGCTTACGAAAAAAGAGCAATAGCTTTAGAAGTGCCAGAATGGCAAATAGATAATTGTATACAATGTAACCAATGTGCTTATGTTTGTCCTCATGCAGTAATTAGACCGTTCTTAGTAACAGAAGAAGAAAAAGCTAATGCACCTGAAGGTTTTGAAACTAAAAAAGCAATAGGTAAGGGATTAGAAGACTATACATTTAGAATTCAAGTTAGTACATTAGACTGTACAGGTTGTGGTAACTGTGCTGACGTATGTCCATCAAAAGAAAAAGCTTTAATAATGAAACCTTTTGAAGAACAATATCAAGCACAAAAAGACAATTGGAATTATGCACATGAAAAAGTTGGATATAAAGAAGATTTAGTTGCAGACACAACTGTAAAAGGTAGTCAATTTAAACAACCATTATTAGAGTTCTCAGGAGCTTGTGCTGGTTGTGGAGAAACTCCTTATGCTAAATTAATAACTCAACTATTTGGTGACAGAATGATGATAGCTAATGCTACAGGTTGTTCATCTATTTGGGGTGGTTCAGCTCCAGCAACAACTTATTGTCAAAATTCAGCAACAGGAAAAGGACCTTCATGGGCTAATTCATTATTTGAAGATAACGCTGAATATGGTTTTGGAATGCACTTAGGTGTTGAAAAAACTAGAGAAAAAATTAAATTCTTAATGGAAGAATTCTTAGAATTAAATATAGATTCACCACTAAATGATCCATTTAAAGCTTGGGTAGAAGGAATAGACGACGTAACAGCTTCAAAAGCTGCAACTGGTGATATTTTACCAAACTTAGTTGCTAATACTGGAAATAATGATGCAGATAAAATAATTAAAGAAATAATATCAAGAAAAGATTATTTAATTAAGAAATCTGTTTGGATATTTGGTGGAGACGGATGGGCTTATGATATAGGTTACGGTGGATTAGACCATGTAATTGCTTCTGGACAAGACGTAAATATTTTAGTAATGGATACAGAAGTATACTCAAATACAGGTGGTCAATCATCAAAATCTACTCCAACAGCAGCTGTAGCAAAATTCGCAACAGCAGGTAAGAGAATAAGAAAGAAAGACTTAGGATTAATGGCTACAACTTATGGCTATGTTTATGTAGCACAAATAGCTATGGGTGCAAACCAAGCACAAACAATAAAAGCTATAAGAGAAGCTGAAAGTTATCCAGGTCCATCATTAATAATAGCTTATGCTCCATGTATTAACCATGGTATTAAGTCTGGTATGGGTAAATCTCAAAAACAAGAAAAGAAAGCTGTAGAAGCTGGTTACTGGCATCTATATAGATTCGATCCTAGACTTAAAGAAGAAGGAAAGAATCCATTCCAATTAGATTCAAAAGAACCAAAAGCTTCCTTCCAAGAGTTTATTAACTCAGAAGTTAGATATACTTCATTAAAGAGATCTTTCCCTGAAGAAGCAGAAACACTATTTGCTGAAGCAGAAAGAGATGCTAACGAAAGATATGCTAACTACAAGAGAATGGCAAGCTACGATTATAGCAAAACAGAAGAATAA
- a CDS encoding MerR family transcriptional regulator: MFKIGEFSKLSNITIKMLRHYDEIGLLKADKVDENTNYRYYSANQLEKASKITVYKELGFSLKKIKNLIENEHKEEELLSYYKIRIEEIKEEQEKLEKQIHKLEIVSDANKNLNMINYNVVEKTIPQRRIISLRKKIPTYYDEGILWNEIYEIITKNNIKPIYDGYTMAIYHDDEYKEEDIDIEIQVTVEDKEDYDDVKFIRTEEQKVVSVTFSGSYEQMPKVAEAVAYYIEENNLSLTGKMVNIFHVSPAQTKNEEEYVTEACYFIK; encoded by the coding sequence ATGTTTAAAATTGGTGAATTTTCAAAACTTTCAAACATTACAATTAAAATGCTAAGGCATTATGACGAAATAGGTTTATTAAAAGCTGATAAAGTAGACGAAAATACAAATTACAGGTATTATTCAGCAAATCAGTTAGAAAAAGCATCTAAGATAACGGTATATAAGGAATTAGGATTTTCTTTGAAAAAAATAAAAAACTTAATTGAAAATGAGCATAAAGAAGAGGAGTTATTATCCTATTATAAAATAAGAATAGAGGAAATAAAAGAAGAACAAGAAAAATTAGAAAAACAAATACATAAACTTGAAATAGTGTCTGATGCAAATAAAAACCTAAATATGATTAATTACAATGTAGTAGAAAAAACAATTCCACAGCGTAGGATAATTTCTCTAAGAAAGAAAATACCTACTTACTATGATGAAGGAATACTTTGGAATGAAATATATGAAATTATTACTAAAAATAATATAAAACCTATTTATGATGGATATACTATGGCTATTTATCATGATGATGAATATAAAGAAGAAGATATAGATATAGAAATTCAAGTTACAGTAGAAGATAAAGAGGATTATGACGATGTAAAATTTATAAGGACAGAAGAGCAAAAAGTAGTTTCAGTAACTTTTTCAGGTTCATATGAACAAATGCCAAAAGTTGCAGAGGCGGTAGCTTACTATATAGAAGAAAATAATTTAAGTTTAACCGGTAAGATGGTAAATATTTTTCATGTTTCTCCGGCGCAAACCAAAAATGAAGAGGAATATGTTACAGAGGCATGTTATTTTATTAAATAG
- a CDS encoding ClbS/DfsB family four-helix bundle protein → MARATSKKDLIESSNLQYDKLWDIINTMTEEEKLSTLDYGDFIGKEAHWKRDKNLRDVLIHLYEWHQLFLDWVNSNLKGKEKSFLPAPYNWRNYGQMNIKLWEKHQNTSLETSEEILRESHNDVMKLIDEFSNEELFMKKIYSWTGGSTLGSYAVSVTSSHYIWAIKKLKKSLKVLRNK, encoded by the coding sequence ATGGCAAGAGCTACAAGTAAAAAAGATTTAATTGAATCATCAAATTTACAGTATGATAAATTATGGGATATAATAAATACAATGACAGAAGAAGAAAAGCTTAGTACTTTAGATTATGGAGATTTTATAGGAAAAGAGGCTCATTGGAAGAGAGATAAAAATCTTAGGGATGTTTTAATTCATCTGTATGAATGGCACCAACTATTTTTAGACTGGGTAAATAGTAACTTAAAAGGGAAGGAGAAATCCTTTCTACCAGCTCCTTATAATTGGAGAAATTATGGTCAAATGAATATAAAATTATGGGAAAAACATCAGAATACCAGTCTAGAGACTTCAGAAGAAATATTAAGGGAAAGTCATAACGATGTTATGAAATTAATTGATGAATTCTCAAATGAAGAATTATTTATGAAAAAGATATATTCATGGACAGGTGGTTCTACATTAGGAAGCTATGCTGTATCAGTAACCTCAAGCCATTATATTTGGGCAATAAAAAAATTGAAAAAATCCTTGAAGGTATTAAGAAATAAATAA
- a CDS encoding GNAT family N-acetyltransferase: MHKFFDKLNEDIIKIREEVFIKEQEFNNEFDEIDENSLLILYYYNENPVATARLYEDLENKNEYFIGRVAVLKDYRKYGIGKEIIEILEEKVIKLGGNKIKLSAQKEVERFYKKCGFRRIGDIYYDEWCPHIKMVKDL, from the coding sequence ATGCATAAATTTTTTGACAAATTAAATGAGGATATAATTAAAATTAGAGAAGAGGTTTTTATAAAGGAGCAAGAGTTTAATAATGAGTTTGATGAAATAGATGAAAATTCCTTACTTATACTATACTATTATAATGAAAATCCGGTTGCTACAGCTAGACTTTATGAAGATTTAGAAAATAAAAACGAATATTTTATAGGTCGAGTTGCAGTTTTGAAAGATTATAGAAAATATGGAATAGGAAAAGAAATCATAGAAATATTAGAGGAAAAGGTAATTAAATTAGGAGGAAATAAAATAAAACTATCAGCACAAAAGGAAGTGGAAAGGTTTTATAAGAAATGTGGTTTTAGGCGAATAGGTGATATTTATTATGATGAATGGTGTCCTCATATAAAAATGGTAAAGGATTTATAA
- a CDS encoding YccF domain-containing protein, which yields MGCLGNLLWFIFSGFWQGLSWTLAGILWSITIIGIPIGRQCFKIAGLAFFPFGKEVEYGPGTAMSTVANVLWIIISGIPLAIAAIGNGILLCITIIGIPFGLQCFKFAKLALMPFGTRVY from the coding sequence ATGGGGTGTTTAGGAAATTTATTATGGTTTATTTTTAGTGGTTTCTGGCAGGGACTTAGTTGGACTTTAGCCGGAATTCTTTGGAGTATAACTATAATAGGAATACCAATAGGAAGACAATGTTTTAAAATAGCTGGTTTGGCTTTTTTTCCCTTTGGTAAAGAGGTAGAATATGGTCCGGGAACGGCAATGTCTACAGTAGCAAATGTTTTATGGATAATAATTAGTGGAATACCACTTGCTATTGCAGCAATAGGAAATGGCATATTATTATGTATAACTATAATTGGAATTCCATTTGGTTTACAATGTTTTAAATTTGCAAAATTGGCATTAATGCCTTTTGGAACAAGAGTATATTAA
- a CDS encoding cell wall-binding repeat-containing protein, translating to MKKRLFKIIISVVFILGMVFPKISLANERDLDISRISGADRYETAVEVSRKTFPKGSKYVIVASGEDFPDALVGGTLASQIDAPILLVTKNIVTSQTRNEIKRLKPSKIYILGGIETISKNVEDNLKILGTTERLAGKDRFETAHEISSACFRHSGSPTPGDTFAVINAYNFADSLSAPTFVGQSTKNHETHSVITGLFLYSEPTFPHIIFGGIDSIPRQASEEYEETGIRYAGSNRYGTAVEVAKAYKTYLNQDIDTIVLVDGTDYPDGLASASVASMNNGAILLTNPKNLSKETKEYIASNKNIRNIIIVGGENSVSENVEKELEDIVGKNIFAALDLATDNISITHRLSECIWEIRDKEEIKEISNILKSLNYRKLEGDNITKTILLDKIIINDKLTINIDLEKGFKIIGLNGDSKVQYELQEGSNDERLMEIIKKHICK from the coding sequence ATGAAAAAGAGATTGTTTAAAATAATTATATCTGTAGTATTTATTCTAGGAATGGTATTTCCTAAAATATCATTAGCTAATGAAAGGGATTTAGATATTTCAAGAATTTCTGGAGCTGATAGGTACGAAACAGCTGTGGAGGTTAGCAGAAAAACCTTTCCAAAAGGAAGCAAATATGTAATAGTTGCCAGTGGAGAAGATTTTCCTGATGCGTTGGTTGGTGGAACTTTGGCTAGTCAAATAGATGCACCTATATTGCTAGTTACTAAAAATATTGTAACATCTCAAACTAGAAATGAAATTAAAAGATTGAAACCAAGTAAGATATATATTTTAGGGGGAATTGAAACCATATCGAAAAATGTTGAGGATAATTTAAAAATTTTAGGAACTACTGAAAGACTAGCAGGAAAAGACAGATTTGAAACTGCTCATGAAATCTCTTCAGCATGTTTTAGGCATAGTGGTAGTCCTACACCAGGAGATACATTTGCAGTTATAAACGCTTATAATTTTGCAGATTCATTAAGTGCTCCTACATTTGTTGGACAAAGCACAAAAAATCATGAAACTCACTCAGTAATTACTGGACTATTTCTTTATTCAGAACCTACTTTCCCACATATTATTTTTGGTGGCATAGATTCCATTCCTAGACAAGCAAGTGAAGAATATGAAGAAACAGGAATACGCTATGCCGGATCTAATAGATATGGTACAGCTGTAGAAGTGGCGAAAGCATATAAAACCTATTTAAATCAAGATATAGACACTATTGTTCTAGTTGATGGAACAGATTATCCAGATGGATTAGCTTCCGCATCGGTGGCGAGTATGAATAATGGAGCTATATTACTTACAAATCCAAAAAACTTGTCAAAAGAAACTAAAGAATACATTGCTAGCAATAAAAATATTAGAAATATAATAATTGTTGGTGGAGAAAATTCTGTTTCAGAGAATGTTGAAAAAGAATTAGAAGATATAGTAGGAAAGAATATATTTGCAGCTTTAGACTTAGCAACAGACAATATCTCTATAACTCATCGCTTAAGTGAATGTATTTGGGAAATAAGGGACAAAGAAGAAATAAAAGAAATTTCAAATATATTGAAAAGTTTAAACTATAGAAAACTTGAAGGGGATAATATTACTAAAACTATATTACTTGATAAAATTATTATAAATGATAAGTTAACAATTAATATAGATTTAGAAAAAGGCTTTAAAATAATAGGCTTAAATGGAGATTCAAAGGTACAGTATGAACTACAAGAGGGCTCTAATGATGAAAGATTAATGGAGATAATAAAAAAACATATATGTAAATAA